From the Psilocybe cubensis strain MGC-MH-2018 chromosome 9, whole genome shotgun sequence genome, one window contains:
- a CDS encoding Laccase-2: protein MASTDRHDYLLNASNFSAVLAGAKSDTLTFPGPLIRAHKGDIFRMNVIDQLVDTSMLLSTSIHWHGFFQNKTSWADGPVGVTQCPIAPQHSFLYEFATGEQAGTFCYDIDDESTIITLADWYHIVAPQAEKQIVPTFDATLINGKGRYPGGPATPLEVINVLPNKRYRFRLISISCDPNFTFSIDGHPLTIIEVDSENVQPLVVDEIQIFVGQRYSFILTTNNPVANYWIRATPNVGTIGFDGGINSAILRYQGAPDADPFVPRYVLRSSFTLVT from the exons ATGGCTTCAACAGATCGTCA TGATTACTTGCTAAATGCCTCGAATTTTAGTGCTGTTCTTGCTGGAGCCAAATCAGATACCCTAACCTTCCCTGGGCCATTGATTCGGGCACACAAA GGAGATATCTTTCGCATGAATGTCATTGATCAATTGGTTGACACGTCCATGTTGCTGAGCACTAGTATA CATTGGCATGGATTTTttcaaaacaaaacaagTTGGGCCGATGGTCCAGTCGGCGTTACACAGTGCCCCATAGCTCCTCAGCATTCGTTTTTATACGAATTCGCGACAGGGGAACAGGCAGGCACTTTTTG TTATGATATCGATGACG AGTCAACAATTATCACTCTGGCGGACTG GTATCACATCGTGGCGCCCCAGGCGGAGAAGCAGATTGTTCCAACCTTCGATGCAACACTCATTAACGGAAAAGGACGCTACCCCGGAGGTCCTGCTACCCCTCTGGAGGTTATTAACGTTTTGCCCAACAAACGTTATCGATTCCGCCTGATCTCCATCTCATGCGATCCTAACTTCACCTTTTCGATAGATGGACACCCTCTG ACAATCATCGAAGTGGACTCCGAGAATGTGCAACCGCTCGTTGTGGATGAAATACAAATTTTTGTTGGCCAGCGTTATTCGTTCATTCTAACCACAAACAATCCCGTGGCGAATTATTGGATCCGTGCTACGCCTAATGTTGGTACCATCGGATTCGACGGAGGTATCAATTCTGCTATCCTCAGGTACCAGGGCGCTCCCGATGCAGACCCT TTCGTTCCACGATACGTACTGAG ATCGAGCTTCACGCTCGTTACTTAG
- a CDS encoding Endoglucanase EG-II, which translates to MSFLTISLLLGLGAVAVQAQSPLYGQWLDRRDNLCFWSYLRGFQPMYVRNCCKLDQPVTFCADYSQCLPGVASSSSTAKPTSTASSTSKPATSVPATSTSAPSPTCSASLTSRATGKLSHVGINIAGFDFGCNSDGSCTASGAWPPLLKYYGHDGEGQMQHFVNDDGFNTFRLPVGWQFLTNDAMSGTINQTNLAKYDDLVQACLATGASCIVDVHNYARFNGQIIGQGGPSNDVFAQLWTGLATKYASESKVIFGVMNEPHDVPDINLWAQSVQAAVTAIRKAGATTQLILLPGNNWTSAQTFVSNGSGAALMKVVNPDGSTTGLIFDVHKYLDSDNSGTNSECVTNNIEEAWAPLANWLRCNGRQAFNTETGGGNTASCIQYLCQQIAFQAQNSDVFLGYVGWAAGNFDPSEFALLSPIKCSLSLTVRRSTVSGYVLGETPTQSGSTWTDTSLVKSCLAPNSGSQSGPTS; encoded by the exons ATGTCTTTTCTGACGATAAGCCTTTTGCTCGGCCTCGGCGCTGTTGCTGTCCAGGCGCAATCTCCCTTGTACGGCCAAT GGCTGGACAGGCGCGACAACCTGTGTTTCTGGAGCTACTTGCGTGGTTTCCAACCCATGTATGTCCGTAACTGCTGCAAACTAGACCAACCTGTGACATTTTGTGCAGACTACTCTCAATGCCTGCCTGGCGTCGCTTCGAGCTCTTCGACCGCTAAGCCCACTTCGACTGCAAGTAGCACAAGCAAGCCTGCAACCTCTGTTCCCGCTACATCAACATCTGCACCCTCGCCCACTTGCTCCGCGAGTCTGACGTCCAGAGCTACTGGCAAACTTTCGCACGTTGGAATCAACATCGCTGGTTTCGACTTTGGATGCAACTCTGACGGT AGCTGCACTGCTAGCGGTGCCTGGCCTCCTCTCCTCAAGTACTACG GTCACGATGGCGAGGGACAGATGCAGCACTTTGTCAATGATGACGGGTTCAACACCTTCCGCCTGCCTGTTGGCTGGCAGTTCTTGACGAACGACGCCATGTCTGGCACAATCAACCAGACTAACTTGGCGAAATACGACGACCTGGTTCAG GCATGCTTGGCCACTGGCGCCTCCTGCATTGTTGATGTCCACAACTACGCACGATTCAACGGTCAG ATCATCGGCCAAGGTGGTCCTTCCAACGATGTGTTTGCTCAACTCTGGACTGGTCTTGCCACCAAATACGCCTCGGAATCTAAAGTCATCTTCGGAGT GATGAACGAACCCCATGATGTTCCTGACATCAACCTCTGGGCCCAATCCGTTCAAGCAGCCGTCACCGCTATCCGTAAAGCTGG CGCGACTACTCAGCTCATCCTTCTTCCCGGAAACAACTGGACGTCCGCGCAAACCTTTGTCTCGAACGGATCCGGAGCTGCGTTGATGAAGGTCGTTAACCCTGATGGATCCACGACCGGTCTCATCTTTGACGTCCACAAATACTTGGACAGTGACAACTCCGGTACTAACAG TGAATGTGTCACGAACAACATTGAGGAAGCATGGGCACCCCTTGCCAACTGGCTCCGCTGCAATGGCCGCCAGGCATTCAACACTGAGACTGGTGGAGGAAACACCGCCTCGTGCATCCAGTATCTCTGCCAACAAATTGCCTTCCAGGCCCAGAACTCTGATG TGTTCCTTGGATATGTTGGATGGGCTGCTGGAAACTTTGACCCAAGTGAgtttgctttgctttctcCGATCAAATGTTCACTTTCGCTGACTGTGCGACGTTCCACCGTATCAGGCTACGTCCTTG GCGAGACCCCCACTCAATCAGGCTCTACCTGGACCGACACTTCCCTCGTGAAATCCTGCCTCGCGCCCAACTCGGGCTCCCAGAGTGGACCTACCTCTTAA
- a CDS encoding Endoglucanase EG-II, with protein sequence MTLLSLAVFLGLSLAVNAQSPVYGQYYSQCLPGSASPSSSSNPSTGPTSTSAPSPTCSSSLVNRATGKLRFAGVNIAGFDFGCGTDGTCDTTKVVPPLKQYNGPDGQGQMQHFVNNDGMNIFRLPVGWQWLTGGAQSGTLNQNNFAKYDALVQACLGTGAYCIVDVHNYARFNGQIVGQGGPSNDVLASLWSSIASKYASQSRVIFGVMNEPHDIPNISTWAATVQASVTAIRKAGATSQMILLPGNNWTSAETFVSNGSGAALLKVVNLDGSTTNLIFDVHKYLDSDNSGTHTDCVTNNIQSSWAPLANWLRCNGRQALNTETGGGNTSSCMQYVCQQIAFQAQNSDVILGYVGWSAGSFDQILTPTWNGNSWTDTQLVQKCISPNSGSQSGPTS encoded by the exons CGGTAAACGCACAGTCCCCGGTTTATGGCCAAT ACTATTCTCAGTGTCTTCCTGGGTCCGCTAGCCCAAGCAGCTCCTCCAATCCATCTACTGGCCCGACGTCAACCTCTGCACCTTCACCAACATGCAGCTCAAGCCTTGTCAACCGTGCCACTGGAAAACTTAGATTCGCAGGAGTCAATATCGCTGGATTCGACTTTGGTTGTGGCACAGACGGA ACATGCGATACTACCAAGGTTGTTCCACCTCTCAAACAATACAACG GCCCTGACGGTCAAGGCCAAATGCAACATTTCGTCAACAACGACGGAATGAACATTTTCCGTCTTCCAGTCGGTTGGCAGTGGCTGACTGGTGGCGCACAAAGCGGCACTCTCAACCAGAATAACTTTGCCAAATACGACGCACTTGTACAAGCTTGCCTTGGAACTGGAGCCTACTGCATTGTTGATGTCCACAACTATGCCAGGTTCAATGGACAG ATCGTCGGACAAGGTGGTCCTTCCAACGACGTGCTTGCCTCCTTGTGGAGTAGCATCGCTTCGAAATATGCCTCCCAATCCAGAGTAATCTTTGGAGT GATGAATGAGCCCCATGACATTCCTAACATCAGCACCTGGGCTGCAACCGTCCAAGCTTCCGTCACAGCAATCCGCAAGGCTGG GGCCACATCTCAGATGATTCTGCTTCCCGGGAACAACTGGACATCTGCAGAGACTTTCGTGTCAAACGGATCTGGAGCTGCCCTCTTGAAGGTTGTTAACCTTGACGGATCGACAACAAACCTGATCTTCGACGTCCACAAGTACCTTGACAGCGACAATTCGGGAACACACAC CGACTGTGTTACCAACAAcattcaatcttcttgggcACCGCTTGCTAACTGGCTTCGCTGCAATGGACGCCAAGCTCTCAACACTGAAACTGGTGGAGGAAACACTTCATCTTGCATGCAATATGTCTGCCAGCAGATCGCTTTCCAGGCTCAGAACTCTGATG TTATTCTCGGCTACGTTGGCTGGTCTGCCGGTTCTTTCGATCAGA TTTTGACACCAACTTGGAATGGCAACTCATGGACCGACACCCAACTAGTCCAAAAGTGCATTTCTCCAAACTCCGGCTCTCAGAGCGGCCCAACGTCTTAA
- a CDS encoding MFS transporter fsa7: MNEKSALDSVSTSSKGHDSASEIDLLSFHEQRAGRLIIDPECACLSAPVFLTDSDVLPITISREAKIELGEEVASRLKLSADGTKVLWPQPTDSDLDPQNWSDRRKNILLLIITLAAIVPDFDSGIGIACIFALAKQFNTTPDVVNNISQNWSIFLIGWGGIFAVMLVRRVGRLPVLFWSQVLGLAFCIGCTFAPNLKTFAAMRCLNGFFATAPQATGLYCVTDLYPFHLQARKLNIWTMGFLVSPFLAAFAFGMLVSVSSWRWSYGIGSIYSAIVVLLIIFFMEETMYDRTVKPIPVPTTSGLRKRFEDLVGITGLKMQKYRISWHDSIMSPLRLVWRPHLLMALIFEAMLFGFSIGINVTNVVFLGTPLPFGYGFDQLSIGASYATPIVGVLLGEIIGRYTNDFIMNVSIRRNNGVFEAESRLWACYIAIPLYICGFVTLGAALERHLSVGALIMGWGIAEFAVMINTVAIYAYCNDAFPKHQGEISALINIARTLGGFSVAYFQIPWALKHGAIQTFGCEAAIVAGLFLLFVPLLQWKGTSLRAKYSLH; this comes from the exons ATGAACGAAAAATCCGCGCTAGACTCAGTTAGCACATCCAGCAAGGGTCATGATTCGGCATCCGAAATTGACCTCTTGTCGTTCCACGAGCAAAGGGCAGGGCGTCTGATCATAGACCCCGAGTGCGCTTGTCTCTCCGCTCCCGTATTCTTGACTGATTCTGACGTGTTGCCTATCACCATTTCTAGGGAAGCAAAAATCgaacttggagaagaagTCGCGTCAAGGTTGAAGCTGTCTGCTGATGGGACCAAGGTTCTCTGGCCGCAGCCTACTGACTCAGATCTTGACCCACAAAACTGGAGTGATAGGCGAAAGAATATATTACTTCTTATAATAACTCTCGCTGCCATCGTGCCAGATTTTGACTCCGGAATTGGCATTGCTTGCATCTTTGCTCTAGCAAAGCAATTCAACACAACACCCGATGTTGTTAACAACATTTCACAGAA CTGGAGTATCTTTCTGATAG GATGGGGAGGAATCTTTGCTGTAATGTTAGTGCGCAGAGTTGGCCGACTCCCTGTCCTCTTCTGGTCGCAG GTTCTTGGATTAGCGTTTTGCATTGGCTGCACATTTGCCCCTAATCTCAAAACCTTTGCTG CTATGAGATGCCTGAATGGATTCTTTGC GACAGCTCCTCAGGCTACT GGTCTTTACTGCGTAACGGATCTGTATCCCTTCCACCTCCAAGCACGTAAACTTAACATTTGGACCATGGGCTTCTTAGTTTCTCCTTTCCTGGCTGCTTTTGCGTTTGGTATGCTCGTGTCAGTTTCTTCCTGGCGATGGTCATATGGAATCGGCTCGATCTACTCTGCAATCGTTGttcttctcattattttctttatGGAAGAAAC CATGTACGACAGGACAGTAAAACCAATTCCAGTTCCTACTACAAGTGGTCTTCGAAAACGATTTGAGGACCTCGTGGGAATTACCGGTCTGAAAATGCAGAAGTATCGTATCTCATGGCACGACTCGATTATGAGCCCTCTCAGGCTCGTGTGGAGACCCCACCTACTCATGGCCCTAATTTTTGAA GCAATGTTATTCGGATTTAGCATTGGTATCAAT GTTACAAATGTAGTTTTCCTAGGAACTCCTCTTCCGTTTGGTTATGGCTTCGACCAACTTTCTATTGGTGCATCTTATGCGACGCCTATT GTCGGCGTCCTTCTGGGTGAAATCATTGGAAGATACACTAATGACTTCATTATGAACGTCAGTATAAGGCGTAACAACGGTGTTTTCGAAGCCGAGAGTCGGCTTTG GGCATGTTATATAGCGATTCCATTATATATTTGTGGATTTGTTACCCTCGGTGCAGCTTTGGAAAGACATCTGAGCGTTGGGGCTTTAATTATGGGATGGGGGATTGCTGAATTTGCCGTCATGATCAATACAGTGGCTATCTATGCATACTGCAACGATGCCTTCCCAAAGCATCAG GGAGAAATAAGTGCTTTAATAAACATTGCCCGCACCCTCGGCG GGTTCAGCGTCGCATATTTCCAAATACCTTGGGCCTTGAAGCATGGTgctatacagacctttggATGCGAGGCCGC TATCGTTGCTGGTTTGTTTTTACTATTTGTGCCATTGCTACAATGGAAGGGGACTTCGTTAAGA GCAAAATACTCCTTGCACTAA